One window of Longimicrobiales bacterium genomic DNA carries:
- a CDS encoding metalloregulator ArsR/SmtB family transcription factor, with the protein MTDWSHIPLMDDVFRALADPTRRLLLDALYQRDGQTLGELESRVTMTRFGVMKHLRVLEEAGLVVTRRRGREKLHFLNAVPIRLIHDRWVSKYAERWAAGLSELKQRLEEGSMEKIFEIYIRTTPERLWEAITNPELRRKYSFGVGTESTWEAGSSWESIAGEETVGPGMRISEGENLEVDPPRRLVQSFRAVWSEEAKAQGTSRVTWEIEPVGDSCRLTVTHDQLPEDVLDELWGGWPMVLSGLKTLLETGEVLTTPGSLMYLRQET; encoded by the coding sequence GTGACCGATTGGTCACATATTCCGCTCATGGACGATGTCTTCAGGGCACTCGCGGATCCGACACGCCGGCTGCTGCTGGATGCGCTTTACCAGCGCGACGGGCAGACGCTGGGCGAGCTGGAGTCGCGCGTGACGATGACCCGGTTCGGTGTGATGAAGCACCTGCGGGTGCTGGAGGAGGCAGGGCTGGTGGTCACGCGGCGGCGCGGTCGGGAGAAGCTGCACTTCCTGAACGCGGTGCCGATCCGGCTCATCCATGACCGGTGGGTGAGCAAGTATGCAGAGCGCTGGGCCGCGGGGCTCAGCGAGCTGAAGCAACGCCTGGAGGAGGGGAGCATGGAGAAGATCTTCGAGATCTACATCCGCACGACGCCGGAGCGACTGTGGGAGGCGATCACGAATCCGGAGCTGCGGCGGAAGTACAGCTTCGGCGTCGGCACGGAGTCGACCTGGGAGGCGGGATCGAGCTGGGAGAGCATTGCGGGGGAGGAGACGGTGGGGCCGGGCATGCGGATCAGCGAAGGGGAGAACCTGGAGGTCGATCCACCGCGCCGGCTGGTGCAGAGCTTCCGCGCGGTCTGGAGCGAGGAGGCGAAGGCGCAGGGAACGTCACGGGTCACGTGGGAGATCGAGCCGGTGGGCGACTCCTGCCGGCTGACGGTGACGCATGACCAGCTTCCGGAGGATGTGCTCGACGAGCTGTGGGGCGGCTGGCCGATGGTGCTGTCGGGGCTCAAGACCCTTCTCGAGACGGGCGAGGTGCTGACGACGCCCGGCTCGCTGATGTACCTGCGGCAGGAGACATGA